In one Bos mutus isolate GX-2022 chromosome 19, NWIPB_WYAK_1.1, whole genome shotgun sequence genomic region, the following are encoded:
- the LOC102266479 gene encoding olfactory receptor 4D1, which yields METQNIIQVSEFVLLGFSQMEEFQKFLFVVFPFVYVITIVGTLLIMVTVTIDSQLHIIMYFFSEISLMSVIDICYSTVTFLKMLVDFLHDTKTISYQGCMTQIFFFPFLGGGTVFFLPVLACDHYIAISQPLHYVTIMNTRVCVGLVVAAWIGGFVHSIVQLVLMLPLPFCGPNILDNFYCDIPQMLRLACMDTSLLEFLMISNSGMLLLIWFLLLLISYTVILVMLRSHSWQARRKAASTCTTHIIVVSMIFIPCICIYARPFTPFSMDKAASISYRVLTPVLNLIIYTLRNQEMKAAIKRFGKCLVISSKE from the exons ATGGAAACACAGAACATCATACAGGTGTCAGAGTTTGTCCTCTTGGGGTTCTCACAGATGGAGGAGTTCCAGAAATTCCTGTTTGTGGTGTTCCCATTTGTCTATGTCATCACCATTGTGGGAACCCTCCTCATCATGGTCACAGTGACTATTGACTCTCAGCTCCACATAATCAtgtatttcttctctgaaatcagtct aatgtctGTGATAGACATCTGCTATTCTACAGTCACTTTCCTAAAGATGCTGGTGGACTTCTTGCATGACACCAAGACCATCTCCTACCAGGGCTGCATGACCCAGAtcttcttcttcccctttctgGGAGGTGGGACTGTCTTCTTCCTCCCAGTGTTAGCCTGTGACCACTACATAGCCATCTCCCAGCCCCTCCATTATGTCACCATCATGAACACTCGAGTGTGTGTGGGGCTGGTGGTGGCTGCCTGGATAGGGGGCTTTGTCCACTCCATTGTCCAGCTGGTTCTGATGCTCCCACTGCCTTTTTGTGGCCCCAACATCCTAGATAACTTCTACTGTGACATTCCACAAATGCTAAGGCTTGCCTGCATGGACACCTCCCTCCTGGAGTTCCTTATGATCTCTAACAGTGGGATGCTGCTCCTCATCTGGTTCCTGCTCCTTCTGATCTCTTATACTGTCATCCTGGTGATGCTGAGGTCCCACTCATGGCAGGCGAGGAGGAAGGCAGCTTCCACCTGTACCACCCACATCATCGTTGTGTCTATGATCTTCATTCCCTGTATCTGTATCTACGCCCGGCCCTtcactcccttctccatggaCAAGGCTGCATCCATCAGCTACAGGGTCTTGACTCCTGTGCTCAACCTCATCATCTACACCCTGAGGAACCAGGAGATGAAGGCAGCCATAAAGAGATTTGGCAAGTGCCTAGTGATTTCCAGCAAGGAGTGA